A single genomic interval of Psychroserpens sp. NJDZ02 harbors:
- the galE gene encoding UDP-glucose 4-epimerase GalE, which translates to MKILVTGGLGFIGSHTVVELQNKGYQVVIIDNLSNASLDVLEGVFAITGRVPIFEKLDLKDKSAVQAFFKVHQDIQGIIHFAANKAVGESVVNPLMYYENNINTLVYVLQELTKLKVSNFIFSSSCTVYGQADIMPIAETAPIKPAESPYGNTKQIGEEIIQDTCNINAKLNSIALRYFNPIGAHESAKIGELPIGVPQNLIPYITQTAIGLRDQLSVFGNDYPTIDGTCVRDYIHVVDVAKAHVVALQRLLDHKNQTNFEVFNLGTGTGSTVLEVIKAFEKVSNTKLNYKIVDRRPGDVVSAFADTSKANLELGWKAEHTLEQAMLSSWKWQKVLK; encoded by the coding sequence ATGAAAATACTAGTCACAGGAGGTTTAGGGTTTATAGGGTCGCACACCGTTGTCGAGCTTCAAAATAAAGGATACCAAGTGGTCATAATAGATAACCTCTCTAATGCATCATTAGATGTCTTGGAGGGGGTTTTTGCAATTACAGGTCGTGTCCCTATTTTTGAAAAATTAGATTTAAAGGATAAATCAGCAGTGCAAGCCTTTTTTAAAGTACATCAAGACATACAAGGTATCATCCATTTTGCAGCGAATAAAGCAGTAGGGGAAAGTGTAGTCAATCCTTTGATGTATTATGAAAACAATATTAATACACTAGTATATGTATTACAGGAATTAACAAAGTTAAAGGTCTCTAACTTTATCTTTAGTTCTTCATGTACTGTTTATGGTCAGGCCGACATAATGCCAATAGCAGAAACTGCCCCAATAAAACCGGCAGAATCTCCATACGGCAATACAAAGCAGATTGGAGAGGAAATCATACAAGACACTTGTAATATCAATGCTAAATTAAACAGTATTGCATTGCGTTATTTTAATCCTATCGGCGCACATGAATCTGCAAAAATAGGGGAGTTGCCAATAGGAGTGCCACAAAACTTAATACCCTATATAACACAGACAGCAATAGGTTTACGTGATCAATTATCAGTTTTTGGAAACGATTATCCAACGATAGATGGTACTTGTGTTAGAGATTATATACACGTAGTAGATGTTGCTAAGGCGCATGTGGTGGCATTGCAACGTTTATTAGATCATAAAAATCAAACTAATTTTGAGGTTTTTAATTTAGGGACAGGCACAGGAAGTACTGTTTTAGAAGTGATTAAAGCATTCGAAAAAGTATCTAATACCAAGCTGAATTATAAAATAGTAGATAGGCGCCCAGGCGATGTTGTTTCAGCGTTTGCTGATACGTCTAAAGCTAATTTAGAATTAGGTT